Proteins encoded in a region of the Ziziphus jujuba cultivar Dongzao chromosome 3, ASM3175591v1 genome:
- the LOC107421794 gene encoding TMV resistance protein N-like — MASTSSSASTNQGHIIKLKPEKFPTYESHLSSFRSSTSAAPDYKYDVFISFRGEDTRNGFTGHLYSVLNDQNGINTFIDDRELDRGKPISPELLQAIEDSRFSMVVFSKNYATSSWCLDELVHILECIKPGKSIIPIFYDVDPFVIRHQSGTYAPAFAELEKKHRAEKVKKWRFALSAVANISGWHLKDRSEAKFIQNIAQDAYQKLTRNFEGFNDETINQISHILTGNFKGFTNEIINQFQLDGSTNQFQLDGSANQLQWVGSTDFSLDDDELVNDVGLKYDAFLSFDIGDDTVMNFTNHLYKALRRKDILTSMENEDQCDKGKDIPPKLLQAMKNSRLFIIILSTNYVASNWCLDQLVHILECGGTSVTRKVFPIFYNVDSSMFQHQTNSYENAFAAHEENYEHNPEKVERWRSALAEVGNLPVSWDLTNGSEKEFITDIVGKITCELNKSPTTPDPKPVGIDSRVQELLSIVDTSVMDVRIIGICGMGGMGKTTVARFIYEKIYNQYEAYCFLTNVRDFSGKRDLVYLQKVLLSDLGEEIVIVNDLQQEIEQIRQKFCNVKCLIVLDDVDMLKKFYFLVGKANWFGVGSRIIITTRDEDLLKSIGVNKIYTCKELNWPEAMELLSLIAFGEKQPLDGYEMLCYLLLNYVGGNPLALEVVGRYLRDKSITGWKDALYKIHPGREIQVLRISYDSLDEELKEMFLDIACFFNGKKVDRALEVLDCCGYHAKIGMAILIDKSLVTVSNNILCLHELLQRLGWEIVRKESPRNPGGRSRLWDHRDINRVMTYNWGTENIKAMVLDQPQLQCSWWKPEAFARLNNLRLLNIRCNVNLSEGLDCLPKNLRFLKWRAYPLKSLPSNFYSSELVELNMSHGQIERLWTKKEIFSNLKFIKLSHSQNLIKTPNFTLVPNLERLVLEGCRNLVEVHPSIGILTKLRLLNLKDCTSLRSLPNFISMESLEICILSGCSSLRKLPNVVGNLGSLSQFYLDGCGTTTENQPKSIFQYLGEHLFNPRNRNNLECLLSNIPNVTKLCLRNCDLPEGAIPREINRLTSLQVLDVGRNKFISLPDSISQLAKLKFLGLAHCNLLRTMPELPSSIEYVEARDCSSLVTLSNAFNERTCTDLTLSFINCYKLKQNQDIQILMVTLLKAYLQNQELSHLTGHFDIVIPGTVVPEWFGHQKMGPSVRIKLPKKWSNNNWIGFVFCVVFDVFENVPVVEDHDYLKSENSQEITCQLYTEEGPISTGFGFNISRGTLIESSHLWVHYISNGSFKERMAMWNRTSYIEASFGTGSQSLDVKKCGFRVVYKQDVEETKNRKFQYIFPPTEDLGLGFFTFDT, encoded by the exons ATGGCAAGCACAAGTAGTAGTGCTTCAACTAATCAAGGTcatataatcaaattaaagcCTGAAAAGTTCCCAACATACGAATCGCATCTCTCTTCTTTTCGTTCGTCTACTTCAGCAGCCCCTGACTATAAATACGACGTGTTTATAAGTTTCAGAGGCGAGGACACTCGTAATGGATTCACCGGCCATTTATATAGTGTTCTCAATGATCAAAATGGAATCAACACCTTCATAGACGACAGAGAGCTTGATAGAGGAAAACCGATTTCTCCAGAACTCCTCCAAGCAATCGAGGACTCGAGGTTTTCCATGGTCGTTTTCTCAAAGAACTATGCTACTTCGAGTTGGTGCTTGGATGAACTAGTACACATACTTGAATGCATAAAACCCGGAAAATCCATTATTCCAATCTTCTACGACGTTGATCCATTCGTCATTCGGCATCAATCAGGCACTTATGCACCAGCCTTTGCTGAACTCGAGAAGAAGCACCGGGCAGAGAAGGTTAAAAAGTGGAGATTTGCGCTAAGTGCAGTCGCCAATATCTCAGGCTGGCATCTTAAAGATAG AAGTGAGGCGAAATTTATTCAAAACATTGCTCAAGATGCATATCAAAAATTGACAAGAAATTTTGAAGGTTTCAACGATGaaacaattaatcaaatatcTCATATATTGACGGGAAATTTTAAAGGTTTCaccaatgaaataattaatcaattccAGTTGGATGGAAGTACTAACCAATTCCAGTTGGATGGAAGTGCTAATCAACTCCAGTGGGTTGGAAGTACAGATTTTAGTTTGGACGACGATGAACTTGTGAACGATGTTGGCCTTAAATACGATGCCTTTTTAAGTTTCGATATTGGTGATGACACTGTTATGAACTTTACCAATCATCTTTACAAAGCTCTCCGCAGAAAAGATATTCTCACCTCCATGGAGAATGAAGATCAATGTGATAAGGGGAAAGACATCCCGCCAAAACTCCTGCAAGCAATGAAAAACTCAAggctcttcatcatcatcttgtcTACAAACTATGTTGCTTCAAATTGGTGCTTGGATCAACTTGTCCATATTCTTGAATGCGGGGGAACATCTGTAACTAGAAAAGTTTTCCCTATCTTTTATAATGTGGATTCCTCTATGTTTCAACATCAAACCAACAGTTATGAAAATGCCTTTGCTGCACATGAAGAAAATTATGAGCACAACCCTGAAAAAGTTGAAAGATGGAGATCTGCATTAGCTGAAGTGGGCAATCTCCCAGTCAGCTGGGATCTGACAAATGG GAGTGAGAAAGAATTTATTACAGACATTGTTGGTAAGATAACTTGCGAATTGAATAAGAGTCCAACGACTCCTGATCCGAAGCCGGTTGGAATAGATTCTCGAGTGCAGGAATTATTATCCATTGTGGATACAAGTGTGATGGATGTTCGCATTATAGGGATATGTGGGATGGGTGGCATGGGCAAGACAACTGTTGCCCGTTTCATTTACGAGAAGATTTACAATCAATATGAGGCTTACTGCTTTCTTACCAATGTAAGAGATTTTTCTGGAAAACGTGATTTGGTTTATCTACAGAAAGTACTACTTTCTGATCTAGGGGAAGAAATAGTAATCGTAAATGATCTACAGCAAGAAATTGAACAGATTAGGCAGAAATTTTGTAATGTAAAGTGTCTTATTGTCTTAGATGATGTAGATAtgttaaagaaattttatttcttgGTTGGAAAAGCTAATTGGTTTGGAGTTGGGAGTAGAATTATCATAACAACTAGAGATGAAGATTTGCTCAAGTCAATCGGAGTGAACAAAATCTACACGTGTAAAGAATTAAATTGGCCTGAAGCTATGGAGCTTCTTAGCTTAATTGCTTTTGGAGAAAAGCAGCCTTTGGATGGCTATGAGATGCTCTGCTACCTTCTTTTGAATTATGTTGGTGGTAATCCATTAGCTCTCGAAGTTGTAGGTCGTTACTTACGTGATAAAAGCATCACGGGATGGAAGGATGCTTTGTATAAGATACATCCAGGCAGAGAAATACAAGTACTTCGAATCAGTTATGATTCACTGGATGAGGAACTGAAAGAAATGTTCTTAGATATTGCATGCTTTTTTAATGGGAAGAAAGTAGATCGTGCTCTGGAAGTACTCGATTGTTGTGGCTATCACGCCAAAATTGGGATGGCAATCCTCATCGACAAGTCTCTTGTAACCGTTTCAAACAACATCTTATGTTTGCATGAATTGTTACAACGACTTGGCTGGGAAATTGTTCGCAAAGAAAGCCCTAGAAATCCTGGTGGACGGAGCAGGTTGTGGGATCATAGAGACATCAACAGAGTAATGACATATAATTGG GGAAcagaaaatattaaagcaatgGTCCTGGACCAACCTCAACTACAATGCAGCTGGTGGAAGCCCGAAGCTTTTGCACGGTTGAATAATCTCAGATTGCTTAATATTCGTTGCAATGTGAACCTCTCCGAAGGCCTGGATTGCCTTCCTAAAAATCTAAGATTCTTAAAGTGGAGGGCATATCCATTAAAATCTTTGCCATCAAATTTCTATTCATCTGAACTGGTTGAACTTAACATGTCCCACGGCCAAATTGAACGACTTTGGACAAAAAAAGAG ATTTTCAGTAATTTGAAGTTCATCAAACTCAGTCACTCCCAAAACTTGATAAAGACTCCAAACTTTACACTGGTTCCGAATCTGGAGAGATTAGTTCTTGAAGGGTGTAGAAACTTAGTTGAGGTTCACCCTTCCATTGGAATTCTCACAAAACTTCGTTTATTGAATTTGAAAGATTGCACAAGTCTTAGGAGTCTCCCAAATTTCATTTCAATGGAATCTCTTGAAATTTGTATTCTTTCAGGCTGCTCAAGTCTCAGAAAGCTTCCAAATGTGGTTGGAAATTTGGGAAGCTTGTCACAATTTTATTTGGATGGGTGTGGAACAACAACAGAAAACCAACCCAAATCAATATTCCAATATCTTGGTGAACATCTATTCAATCCCAGAAATCGGAATAATCTTGAGTGTTTACTTTCCAACATCCCAAATGTAACAAAACTATGTTTAAGAAACTGTGACTTACCAGAAGGAGCTATTCCTAGGGAAATCAACCGCTTAACTTCATTGCAGGTATTAGATGTAGGCAGAAACAAGTTTATCAGCTTACCTGATAGCATCAGCCAGCTTGCTAAGCTAAAATTTCTTGGATTGGCACACTGCAATCTTCTTCGAACTATGCCAGAGCTTCCTTCCAGTATAGAATATGTAGAGGCAAGAGATTGTTCTTCCCTGGTGACTCTGTCAAATGCATTCAACGAAAGAACTTGCACAGATTTGACTCTCAGTTTCATTAATTGCTACAAGCTAAAACAGAATCAAGACATCCAAATTTTGATGGTGACTTTGTTGAAAGCATACCTCCAGAATCAG GAACTCTCACATCTAACTGGCCATTTTGATATTGTTATTCCTGGAACTGTAGTTCCGGAGTGGTTCGGGCATCAAAAAATGGGACCTTCAGTCAGAATAAAATTGCCTAAAAAGTGGAGTAATAATAATTGGATTGGATTCGTCTTCTGTGTTGTTTTTGATGTCTTTGAGAACGTTCCTGTTGTCGAAGATCATGACTACCTGAAATCAGAAAACTCTCAGGAGATCACTTGTCAATTGTACACCGAGGAAGGTCCTATAAGCACTGGTTTTGGCTTTAACATCTCAAGGGGCACTCTCATTGAGTCAAGTCACCTTTGGGTACACTATATATCAAATGGAAGCTTCAAAGAAAGAATGGCTATGTGGAATAGAACTAGTTACATTGAAGCTTCATTTGGAACAGGAAGCCAATCCTTGGATGTTAAAAAGTGTGGGTTTCGTGTTGTATACAAGCAAGACGTGGAAGAGACGAAGAATAGAAAATTCCAGTACATCTTCCCTCCAACTGAAGATTTGGGTTTGGGTTTCTTCACATTTGATACTTAA
- the LOC107404017 gene encoding uncharacterized protein LOC107404017 — translation MEVFPIESESWVFSTSPYQENPDEKTLTDQSRTSSGSSLVSQEHEEDWPRMKNEKKKKKKNQVLLEAYVEAADEDDLTRTKSLTDEDLDELKGCLDLGFGFSYDEIPELCNTLPALELCYSMSQKFNDDQQKSPESSPAPTADSCSPVSSPIANWKISSPGDHPEDVKARLKFWAQAVACTVRLCS, via the exons ATGGAAGTATTTCCCATTGAATCTGAATCATGGGTATTCTCTACAAGCCCATACCAAGAGAACCCAGATGAGAAAACCCTCACAGACCAATCTAGAACCTCCTCTGGATCTTCTTTGGTTAGCCAAGAACACGAGGAGGACTGGCCAAGAATGAAGAacgagaagaagaaaaagaagaagaaccagGTTTTGCTTGAAGCGTATGTGGAGGCTGCGGATGAGGACGATCTGACGAGGACCAAGAGCTTGACGGATGAAGATCTTGATGAGCTCAAAGGTTGTTTGGATCTGGGATTTGGGTTCAGCTACGACGAGATTCCTGAGCTCTGCAACACGTTGCCTGCGCTTGAGCTTTGCTATTCCATGAGTCAGAAGTTTAATGATGACCAACAGAAGTCGCCTGAGAGTTCTCCGGCGCCGACTGCGGATTCGTGCTCTCCGGTGTCGAGTCCGATTGCTAATTGGAAGATCTCTAGTCCCG GTGATCATCCAGAGGATGTTAAAGCAAGGCTCAAATTCTGGGCACAAGCTGTGGCTTGCACTGTGAGATTATGCAGCTGA